In the Quercus lobata isolate SW786 chromosome 5, ValleyOak3.0 Primary Assembly, whole genome shotgun sequence genome, one interval contains:
- the LOC115990362 gene encoding uncharacterized protein LOC115990362 gives MAPPHIVAEMQMMRERMDFMMHALKRQWEDKTLRTYITHFNNEALSIDKAEDKILVAAFTNGLQKGKFLFSLYKNDPKTMLDVLYRATKYMNAEDALLAREEKPRKRERQEDAQQDRGRKMARTEERREDRCSRPPTGKFASFSSLTAPIDQVLMQIKDEGALMFPSKLKGDPNKRSRDKYYYFHRDHGHDIADCYDLKQQIEALIR, from the exons ATGGCTCCTCCACACATTGTTGcagagatgcagatgatgagAGAACGGATGGACTTTATGATGCATGCCCTCAAGAGGCAA TGGGAGGATAAGACACTAAGGACCTACATAACTCATTTTAACAATGAGGCCCTCTCAATCGATAAAGCGGAAGACAAAATACTCGTAGCAGCATTCACTAATGGCCTACAGAAGGGaaaattcttattttctctATATAAGAACGATCCAAAAACCATGTTGGATGTGCTCTACAGGGCTACCAAATATATGAATGCGGAGGATGCGTTATTAGCCCGAGAAGAGAAGCCTAGAAAGAGGGAAAGACAGGAGGACGCTCAGCAAGATAGGGGGCGAAAGATGGCTAGGACCGAAGAACGACGGGAAGACCGATGCTCTAGACCCCCTACTGGGAAATTCGCAAGTTTCTCATCTCTGACGGCCCCGATAGACCAAGTCTTGATGCAGATAAAAGACGAAGGAGCTTTGATGTTTCCCAGCAAgctgaagggagatcccaataagAGGTCAAGGGATAAGTACTACTATTTCCACCGTGATCACGGCCATGACATAGCCGACTGCTACGATTTGAAGCAGCAGATAGAAGCTCTTATAAGATAA
- the LOC115992294 gene encoding mediator of RNA polymerase II transcription subunit 15a-like isoform X2, whose translation MEPNYTTESPIRYSTARTGHANGADWQEETYQKIKSMKDLYLPKINEMHQKIVAKLQQHDSLPQQSKSDQLEKLKVFKTMLERIITFLQVSKSNIPPGFKDKLGSYEVQIVNFINTNWPKKPALQQGQFPAPHMQPMQLSQSQLAQMQSQTGHANGADWQEEIYQRIKSMKDFYFPEINEMHQKIVAKLQQHDSLPQQSKSDQLEKLKVFKTMLERIITFLQVSKSNIPPGYKDNLGSYEEQIANFINTNRPKKPALQQGQFPAPHMQSMQQPQSQLAQMQSQTGHANGADWQEEIYQRIKSMKDLYFPEINEMHQKIDAKLQQHDSLPQQSKSDQLEKMKVFKTMLERIITFLQVSKSNIPPGFKDKLGSYEVQIVNFINTNRPKKPALQQGQFPAPHMQSVLSHENQINLQFQSMNLQDNSMSD comes from the exons ATGGAGCCCAATTACACCACAGAGTCGCCAATAAGAT ATTCCACAGCTCGGACAGGACATGCAAATGGGGCTGATTGGCAAGAAGAGACCTATCAAAAG ATCAAATCCATGAAGGACTTGTACTTgcctaaaataaatgaaatgcaCCAGAAAATTGTTGCTAAATTGCAGCAG CATGATTCTCTTCCACAACAATCAAAGTCAGATCAGCTTGAGAAGTTGAAAGTATTTAAGACTATGTTGGAGCGTATTATAACATTCTTACAGGTTTCCAAAAGTAATATACCACCTGGTTTCAAGGACAAGTTGGGGTCATATGAGGTGCAGATAGTAAATTTTATAAACACAAATTGGCCTAAGAAGCCTGCACTGCAGCAAGGACAATTTCCTGCGCCTCATATGCAACCCATGCAACTGTCACAATCTCAACTTGCTCAAATGCAGTCTCAGACAGGACATGCAAATGGGGCTGATTGGCAAGAGGAGATCTATCAAAGG ATCAAATCCATGAAGGACTTTTACTTTcctgaaataaatgaaatgcaCCAGAAAATTGTTGCTAAATTGCAGCAG CATGATTCTCTTCCACAACAATCAAAGTCAGATCAGCTTGAGAAGTTGAAAGTATTTAAGACTATGTTGGAGCGTATTATAACATTCTTACAGGTTTCCAAAAGTAATATACCACCTGGTTACAAGGACAATTTGGGGTCATATGAGGAGCAGATTGCAAATTTTATAAACACAAATCGGCCTAAGAAGCCTGCACTGCAGCAAGGACAGTTTCCTGCGCCTCATATGCAATCCATGCAACAGCCACAATCTCAACTTGCTCAAATGCAGTCTCAGACAGGACATGCAAATGGGGCTGATTGGCAAGAGGAGATCTATCAAAGG ATCAAATCCATGAAGGACTTGTACTTTcctgaaataaatgaaatgcaCCAGAAAATTGATGCTAAATTGCAGCAG CATGATTCTCTTCCACAACAATCAAAGTCAGATCAGCTTGAGAAGATGAAAGTATTTAAGACTATGTTGGAGCGTATTATAACATTCTTACAGGTTTCCAAAAGTAATATACCACCTGGTTTCAAGGACAAGTTGGGGTCATATGAGGTGCAGATAGTAAATTTTATAAACACAAATCGGCCTAAGAAGCCTGCACTGCAGCAAGGACAGTTTCCTGCGCCTCATATGCAATCCGTGCTGTCTCATGAAAATCAAATCAACCTTCAGTTTCAATCAATGAACTTACAGGATAATTCAATGTCAGATTGA
- the LOC115992294 gene encoding mediator of RNA polymerase II transcription subunit 15a-like isoform X1: MEPNYTTESPIRSSLDSTARTGHANGADWQEETYQKIKSMKDLYLPKINEMHQKIVAKLQQHDSLPQQSKSDQLEKLKVFKTMLERIITFLQVSKSNIPPGFKDKLGSYEVQIVNFINTNWPKKPALQQGQFPAPHMQPMQLSQSQLAQMQSQTGHANGADWQEEIYQRIKSMKDFYFPEINEMHQKIVAKLQQHDSLPQQSKSDQLEKLKVFKTMLERIITFLQVSKSNIPPGYKDNLGSYEEQIANFINTNRPKKPALQQGQFPAPHMQSMQQPQSQLAQMQSQTGHANGADWQEEIYQRIKSMKDLYFPEINEMHQKIDAKLQQHDSLPQQSKSDQLEKMKVFKTMLERIITFLQVSKSNIPPGFKDKLGSYEVQIVNFINTNRPKKPALQQGQFPAPHMQSVLSHENQINLQFQSMNLQDNSMSD, translated from the exons ATGGAGCCCAATTACACCACAGAGTCGCCAATAAGAT CATCTCTAGATTCCACAGCTCGGACAGGACATGCAAATGGGGCTGATTGGCAAGAAGAGACCTATCAAAAG ATCAAATCCATGAAGGACTTGTACTTgcctaaaataaatgaaatgcaCCAGAAAATTGTTGCTAAATTGCAGCAG CATGATTCTCTTCCACAACAATCAAAGTCAGATCAGCTTGAGAAGTTGAAAGTATTTAAGACTATGTTGGAGCGTATTATAACATTCTTACAGGTTTCCAAAAGTAATATACCACCTGGTTTCAAGGACAAGTTGGGGTCATATGAGGTGCAGATAGTAAATTTTATAAACACAAATTGGCCTAAGAAGCCTGCACTGCAGCAAGGACAATTTCCTGCGCCTCATATGCAACCCATGCAACTGTCACAATCTCAACTTGCTCAAATGCAGTCTCAGACAGGACATGCAAATGGGGCTGATTGGCAAGAGGAGATCTATCAAAGG ATCAAATCCATGAAGGACTTTTACTTTcctgaaataaatgaaatgcaCCAGAAAATTGTTGCTAAATTGCAGCAG CATGATTCTCTTCCACAACAATCAAAGTCAGATCAGCTTGAGAAGTTGAAAGTATTTAAGACTATGTTGGAGCGTATTATAACATTCTTACAGGTTTCCAAAAGTAATATACCACCTGGTTACAAGGACAATTTGGGGTCATATGAGGAGCAGATTGCAAATTTTATAAACACAAATCGGCCTAAGAAGCCTGCACTGCAGCAAGGACAGTTTCCTGCGCCTCATATGCAATCCATGCAACAGCCACAATCTCAACTTGCTCAAATGCAGTCTCAGACAGGACATGCAAATGGGGCTGATTGGCAAGAGGAGATCTATCAAAGG ATCAAATCCATGAAGGACTTGTACTTTcctgaaataaatgaaatgcaCCAGAAAATTGATGCTAAATTGCAGCAG CATGATTCTCTTCCACAACAATCAAAGTCAGATCAGCTTGAGAAGATGAAAGTATTTAAGACTATGTTGGAGCGTATTATAACATTCTTACAGGTTTCCAAAAGTAATATACCACCTGGTTTCAAGGACAAGTTGGGGTCATATGAGGTGCAGATAGTAAATTTTATAAACACAAATCGGCCTAAGAAGCCTGCACTGCAGCAAGGACAGTTTCCTGCGCCTCATATGCAATCCGTGCTGTCTCATGAAAATCAAATCAACCTTCAGTTTCAATCAATGAACTTACAGGATAATTCAATGTCAGATTGA